In Microbacterium cremeum, a genomic segment contains:
- a CDS encoding FMN-binding negative transcriptional regulator has product MRQNPSFAMTDVGEIRRLIEQNPWVTIVSSTDQGLVASHYAVLLDADRDDLTIVGHVGKPDDLIHGLGERELLVVIQGPHGYISPGWYGDTASVPTWNFVSAHLSGIPEILTAEENLEVLERLVARFESGMPQPRLMWEPPNDPDYVRRLERGTAGFRLTPTRVVAKRKLSQNRPDEVVETVIAELESGAGPYADPRLAGEMQRDLDTRRAAR; this is encoded by the coding sequence ATGCGTCAGAACCCGAGCTTCGCGATGACCGACGTCGGCGAGATCCGCCGCCTCATCGAGCAGAACCCGTGGGTCACGATCGTGAGCTCGACCGACCAGGGCCTCGTCGCGTCGCACTATGCCGTGCTGCTGGACGCCGATCGCGACGACCTCACGATCGTCGGCCATGTCGGCAAGCCCGACGACCTGATCCACGGACTCGGTGAACGGGAGCTCCTCGTGGTCATCCAAGGGCCGCACGGGTACATTTCGCCCGGCTGGTACGGCGACACGGCGAGCGTGCCGACCTGGAACTTCGTCTCGGCGCACCTCTCCGGCATCCCCGAGATCCTCACCGCCGAAGAGAACCTCGAAGTTCTCGAGCGGCTCGTGGCGCGGTTCGAGAGCGGGATGCCGCAGCCGCGGCTGATGTGGGAACCGCCGAACGATCCCGACTACGTGCGGCGCCTCGAGCGCGGCACCGCGGGGTTCCGTCTCACGCCGACGCGTGTCGTCGCCAAGCGCAAGCTGAGCCAGAACCGTCCCGACGAGGTCGTCGAGACGGTGATCGCCGAGCTCGAGTCGGGCGCCGGCCCGTACGCCGACCCTCGCCTGGCGGGCGAGATGCAGCGCGACCTCGACACCCGCCGGGCGGCACGATGA
- a CDS encoding ArsR/SmtB family transcription factor, whose amino-acid sequence MPLTREQQPLYEVKAGLFKGLSHPFRIRILELLSAADEVSVAALQTETGLEASHLSQHLAVLRRHRLVESERRASHVYYRLADDKVAELLAVARALLLDVLTSDRDLLADARTLPALPER is encoded by the coding sequence ATGCCACTAACACGTGAGCAACAGCCGCTGTACGAAGTCAAGGCGGGCCTGTTCAAAGGCCTCTCGCACCCCTTCCGCATCCGCATCCTCGAGCTGCTCTCGGCCGCCGACGAAGTCAGCGTCGCCGCACTGCAGACCGAGACCGGGCTCGAGGCATCCCACCTCTCCCAGCACCTCGCCGTGCTGCGCCGGCATCGACTCGTCGAGTCCGAGCGCCGGGCGAGCCACGTCTACTACCGGCTGGCCGACGACAAGGTGGCCGAGCTGCTGGCCGTCGCCCGCGCGCTGCTGCTCGACGTCCTCACCTCGGACCGCGACCTCCTCGCGGACGCCCGCACCCTCCCCGCACTCCCCGAGCGATGA
- a CDS encoding ferrochelatase, with amino-acid sequence MSSPEQHAVPFASPAAASGAAFVEEPVAYDAILLAGFGGPEGQDDVIPFLRNVTRGRGIPDERLEEVAHHYRHFGGVSPINAQNRALKAALEAELARRGIDLPVYWGNRNWSPFLEEAVTDAAAAGDTNLLALATSAYSSFSSCRQYREDFARVLADTGLSGTVTIDKVRQFFDHPGFVQPFVDGVRDALAGLFADGVAPEAVRVLFSTHSIPTADAQRSGPREGDERHREFGDGGAYAAQHLAVAEVVMAAVAAEVPGAERVEWELVYQSRSGPPSQPWLEPDVNDVIAQLPAAGAEAVAIVPLGFMSDHMEVLWDLDTEALDAAAEAGLRAVRTPTPGVDSVFVAGLVDLVEERLRGTPAGERPHATALGPWFDVCRPACCENVRAGFKPAAAGLAP; translated from the coding sequence GTGAGTTCTCCCGAGCAGCACGCCGTTCCGTTCGCCTCGCCCGCAGCCGCCTCCGGCGCCGCGTTCGTCGAGGAGCCCGTCGCCTACGACGCCATCCTCCTCGCGGGCTTCGGGGGGCCCGAAGGCCAGGACGACGTCATCCCGTTCCTGCGCAACGTCACCCGAGGACGTGGCATCCCCGACGAGCGCCTCGAGGAGGTCGCTCACCACTATCGCCACTTCGGCGGCGTGAGCCCGATCAACGCGCAGAACCGTGCGCTCAAGGCCGCGCTCGAGGCCGAGCTCGCCAGGCGCGGCATCGACCTGCCGGTCTACTGGGGCAACCGCAACTGGTCGCCGTTCCTCGAAGAGGCGGTGACGGATGCCGCCGCCGCCGGCGACACGAACCTGCTGGCCCTCGCCACCAGCGCGTACTCGTCGTTCTCGAGCTGCCGGCAGTACCGCGAGGACTTCGCACGGGTGCTCGCCGACACCGGGCTCTCCGGGACCGTCACGATCGACAAGGTGCGTCAGTTCTTCGATCACCCGGGCTTCGTGCAGCCGTTCGTCGACGGGGTGCGCGATGCGCTGGCGGGCCTGTTCGCCGACGGCGTCGCGCCCGAGGCGGTCCGTGTGCTCTTCTCGACCCACAGCATCCCCACGGCCGACGCGCAGCGCTCCGGGCCGCGCGAGGGCGACGAGCGGCACCGCGAGTTCGGTGACGGCGGCGCGTACGCCGCGCAGCACCTCGCCGTGGCGGAGGTCGTCATGGCGGCGGTCGCGGCCGAGGTGCCGGGCGCGGAGCGCGTGGAGTGGGAGCTCGTGTACCAGTCGCGGTCGGGCCCGCCCAGCCAGCCGTGGCTCGAGCCGGACGTCAACGACGTCATCGCGCAGCTCCCGGCAGCCGGGGCGGAGGCGGTGGCGATCGTGCCGCTCGGGTTCATGAGCGACCACATGGAGGTGCTGTGGGACCTCGACACCGAGGCGTTGGATGCCGCCGCCGAGGCGGGGCTGCGCGCCGTGCGCACGCCCACCCCGGGCGTGGACTCCGTCTTCGTGGCCGGTCTGGTCGACCTCGTGGAAGAGCGCCTGCGCGGCACTCCGGCGGGGGAGCGGCCGCACGCGACCGCCCTCGGACCGTGGTTCGACGTGTGCCGGCCCGCGTGCTGCGAGAACGTGCGCGCGGGGTTCAAGCCGGCCGCCGCCGGCCTCGCGCCCTGA
- a CDS encoding Dps family protein has translation MTKTNTTPATAANPDVAAASAQFLTPVVLGLQALAVNGKQAHWNVRGANFIAIHELLDTVVANAQAGADQAAERIVALGLPIDARVGTVAGKTPATAVPAGFTQWDALIRNVITDMDAVIADVQAAIDGLDEFDLTSQDIAIGIKESLEKDRWFLFAHLAE, from the coding sequence ATGACGAAGACCAACACCACCCCCGCGACCGCAGCCAACCCCGACGTGGCCGCTGCCAGCGCGCAGTTCCTCACCCCCGTGGTCCTGGGTCTGCAGGCCCTGGCAGTCAACGGCAAGCAGGCGCACTGGAACGTGCGCGGCGCCAACTTCATCGCGATCCACGAGCTGCTCGACACGGTCGTGGCCAACGCGCAGGCCGGCGCCGACCAGGCCGCCGAGCGGATCGTCGCCCTGGGCCTGCCGATCGACGCCCGCGTGGGCACGGTGGCGGGCAAGACCCCGGCCACCGCGGTCCCCGCCGGCTTCACGCAGTGGGACGCCCTGATCCGCAACGTGATCACCGACATGGACGCGGTCATCGCCGACGTCCAGGCCGCGATCGACGGCCTCGACGAGTTCGACCTCACCAGCCAGGACATCGCGATCGGCATCAAGGAGTCGCTCGAGAAGGACCGCTGGTTCCTCTTCGCGCACCTCGCGGAGTGA
- a CDS encoding multicopper oxidase family protein has translation MTSAVPLPPAPPTAGAARPRRRRRGLLVTLIVIPLVLVVAVVAAGGIWFASNSARATPPAPGAVEFRTPLAIPALAPSRVEDGVRVFELSADESATTFRDGRSTPTLGYNGSYLGPTLVAARGERVRVDVANHLDRSTTVHWHGMHLPAAMDGGPHTPIAPGATWHPEWQIDQPAATLWYHPHLHGLTREQVDAGLAGMFLLRDDEEASLALPRDYGVDDIPVIVQDRSFNADGSFAGSIGMQFDGVLGDTILVNGTAAPYLDVTTERVRLRLLNGSSARMYDFAFADGREFDLVASDGGLLEAPVASTSVPLSPGERAEIVVTVEPGERVALRSNAPDPALHAGSSSFDVLELRAAASVVPSPEVPGQLAALPAPDAADAVVERSFVMSGHNINDRQMDLGRADFTATVDTSEVWTVRNANPLPHSFHVHDTQFRVLSVDGSPPPARLAGLKDTLALEWNREYRILVRFEDYADPATPYMYHCHLLWHEDQGMMGQFLVVEPGQRPELKRPEGDSDDRHDH, from the coding sequence ATGACTTCCGCTGTGCCCCTCCCGCCCGCCCCGCCGACGGCCGGCGCCGCGCGTCCGCGTCGACGACGGCGCGGTCTGCTCGTGACCTTGATCGTGATCCCGCTGGTGCTCGTCGTGGCCGTCGTGGCCGCCGGCGGAATCTGGTTCGCGAGCAACTCCGCTCGTGCGACGCCTCCGGCTCCGGGGGCGGTCGAGTTCCGCACCCCCCTCGCGATCCCTGCGCTCGCTCCGTCCCGGGTCGAGGACGGCGTGCGCGTGTTCGAGCTCTCCGCCGACGAGTCGGCGACGACGTTCCGGGACGGACGCTCCACGCCGACCCTCGGCTACAACGGCTCGTACCTCGGTCCGACCCTCGTCGCCGCACGAGGTGAGCGCGTGCGCGTCGATGTCGCGAACCACCTCGATCGGTCGACGACGGTCCACTGGCATGGCATGCACCTGCCGGCGGCGATGGACGGCGGGCCGCACACGCCGATCGCTCCCGGAGCGACCTGGCACCCCGAGTGGCAGATCGACCAGCCCGCGGCGACGCTCTGGTACCACCCGCACCTGCACGGCCTCACGCGCGAGCAGGTCGACGCGGGACTCGCCGGCATGTTCCTGCTGCGCGACGACGAGGAGGCCTCCCTGGCGCTGCCGCGGGATTACGGTGTCGACGACATCCCGGTGATCGTCCAGGATCGCTCGTTCAACGCCGACGGCTCGTTCGCGGGGAGCATCGGCATGCAGTTCGACGGCGTGCTCGGCGACACGATCCTCGTGAACGGGACCGCGGCGCCCTACCTCGACGTCACCACCGAACGAGTCCGCCTCCGGTTGCTCAACGGGTCGAGCGCGCGCATGTACGACTTCGCGTTCGCCGACGGCCGGGAGTTCGACCTCGTCGCCAGCGACGGCGGACTGCTCGAGGCGCCGGTCGCCTCGACGAGCGTCCCCCTTTCGCCCGGCGAGCGCGCCGAGATCGTCGTGACGGTCGAGCCCGGTGAGCGGGTCGCGCTGCGCTCGAACGCACCCGACCCGGCGCTGCACGCCGGCTCGTCGAGCTTCGACGTGCTCGAACTGCGTGCCGCGGCATCCGTGGTCCCGTCGCCGGAGGTGCCGGGACAGCTCGCGGCGCTGCCGGCTCCGGATGCCGCGGACGCCGTCGTCGAGCGTTCGTTCGTCATGTCGGGGCACAACATCAACGACCGGCAGATGGACCTCGGCCGCGCCGACTTCACCGCCACCGTCGACACCAGCGAGGTGTGGACCGTGCGCAACGCGAACCCGCTGCCGCACTCGTTCCACGTGCACGACACGCAGTTCCGCGTGCTCTCGGTCGACGGATCGCCGCCGCCGGCGCGCCTGGCGGGGCTCAAAGACACGCTCGCGCTCGAGTGGAACCGCGAGTACCGCATCCTCGTGCGATTCGAGGACTACGCAGACCCGGCCACGCCGTACATGTACCACTGCCACCTGCTGTGGCACGAAGACCAGGGCATGATGGGACAGTTCCTGGTCGTCGAACCGGGCCAGCGGCCCGAACTGAAGCGTCCCGAGGGAGACTCCGATGACCGCCACGACCACTGA
- a CDS encoding amidohydrolase — protein sequence MTTARGEEPAIIANARLTGSERTDPFGSEPVDVHLADGLVVDIAPAGALPRHGAVLDADGGWVIPGLWDHHVHVVQWALAAQRVPLGEATSAAHAAAIMADAPVLPDGRSVGTGFRDALWPDEPSLELLDAATGLVPTYLINADVHSVWLNSAALRREGFQPDGAGVLREEPAFEVSRRLNAVEPGTADPLVARMAEDAATRGVVGLVDLDMAWNEEAWARRLAAGFDALRVSFGIYPEFLDRAIAEGLQTGDRARGADSDLVRVGPLKVITDGSLGTRTAACSHPYAGDPHNHGLLTVDLANLVDLMTRATGAGIASAIHAIGDVANSHALEAFAATGAWGTIEHAQLVAHADIPRFARLGVGASVQPEHAIDDRDVTDALWRDQTAQPYPLRALADSGATLFFGSDAPVSALDPWAAMAAAVFRVRDGREAWQPHERVEAATALAASTRGGSTTPARVEPGDPADLAVCERDPLTADAAQLRAMRVSATLLGGRLTHLA from the coding sequence ATGACGACGGCCCGCGGCGAGGAGCCGGCGATCATCGCGAACGCCCGGCTCACCGGGTCCGAACGGACGGATCCTTTCGGCTCCGAGCCCGTGGACGTCCACCTCGCCGACGGCCTCGTCGTCGACATCGCGCCGGCGGGCGCACTCCCGCGGCACGGCGCCGTGCTCGATGCCGACGGCGGGTGGGTGATCCCGGGGCTCTGGGATCACCACGTCCACGTCGTGCAGTGGGCGCTCGCAGCTCAGCGTGTGCCGCTCGGCGAGGCGACGTCCGCGGCTCACGCTGCGGCGATCATGGCGGACGCGCCGGTGCTTCCGGATGGACGGAGCGTCGGGACGGGCTTCCGGGACGCGCTCTGGCCGGACGAACCCTCGCTCGAGCTGCTCGACGCGGCCACCGGGCTCGTCCCGACGTATCTCATCAACGCCGACGTGCACAGCGTGTGGCTGAACTCCGCCGCGCTGCGACGCGAGGGGTTCCAGCCGGACGGCGCCGGCGTCCTTCGCGAGGAGCCCGCGTTCGAGGTGTCGCGGCGCCTCAACGCCGTCGAACCCGGCACGGCCGACCCGCTCGTCGCCCGTATGGCGGAGGATGCCGCGACCCGCGGCGTGGTGGGCCTCGTCGACCTCGACATGGCCTGGAACGAGGAGGCGTGGGCGCGACGCCTGGCCGCAGGGTTCGATGCGCTGCGGGTGTCGTTCGGGATCTACCCCGAGTTCCTCGACCGCGCGATCGCCGAGGGGCTGCAGACCGGTGACCGGGCCCGAGGAGCCGATTCCGACCTCGTGAGGGTCGGACCCCTCAAGGTGATCACCGACGGCTCGCTGGGCACGCGCACGGCCGCGTGCTCCCACCCGTACGCGGGCGACCCGCACAACCACGGGCTGCTCACGGTGGACCTCGCGAACCTCGTGGACCTCATGACGCGCGCGACCGGAGCCGGCATCGCCTCGGCGATCCACGCGATCGGCGACGTCGCGAACTCGCACGCGCTGGAGGCCTTCGCCGCGACGGGGGCCTGGGGCACGATCGAGCACGCGCAGCTGGTCGCCCACGCCGACATCCCGCGCTTCGCACGCCTGGGCGTCGGGGCGAGCGTGCAGCCGGAGCACGCGATCGATGACCGCGACGTCACCGACGCGCTGTGGCGAGACCAGACCGCGCAGCCCTATCCGCTGCGGGCGCTGGCCGACTCGGGCGCGACGCTGTTCTTCGGCTCCGACGCGCCGGTGTCGGCGCTCGACCCGTGGGCGGCGATGGCCGCGGCAGTCTTCCGCGTCCGCGACGGTCGTGAGGCGTGGCAGCCGCACGAGCGCGTCGAGGCCGCCACGGCGCTCGCCGCCTCCACGCGCGGCGGATCGACGACGCCGGCGCGCGTCGAGCCGGGCGACCCGGCCGATCTGGCGGTGTGCGAACGGGACCCGCTGACGGCCGATGCGGCGCAGCTGCGCGCGATGCGGGTCTCGGCCACGCTCCTCGGCGGCCGCCTGACGCACCTGGCGTAG
- a CDS encoding sensor histidine kinase, with amino-acid sequence MTATTTDTAQRAALAPRPATEGFWASYRRWWLHTPGSALYLIVVFVLAMVSVSVLASLFWTSLGLLVLVIGLPVLVGTLFVARGFGVADRFLLRVTGLPEISEPEWNRDKPDANGFWMSLTRPVRNAHYWVYLVHGMIVTPIVSTISFVLTTVWLSVGLGGLTYWFWGLFLPRNREVDGSGGEWGHYVADAVPWLFGGWSSWAVEVVLYLVAGILFTFTMPWVLGGLARAHHAIAQGMLGRWDSDRLAAEVRAEAAARGAAVHAEDVALRRLERDIHDGPQQRLVRLQMDLAALERRAESGDADAAAELAREARGHAKAALDELRALSSGVAPPLLQDRGLAAALDALAATSPLTVEVDVDSSIDRAVSQEIARTVYFVVAELVTNAVKHSGASGATLKASLRRAPNGAPTHLDVWVVDNGRGGAAITVGHGLEGLRERVAGLRGTLVITSPAGGPTSVGAHIPLMAGAA; translated from the coding sequence ATGACCGCCACGACCACTGACACCGCCCAGCGCGCGGCACTCGCCCCGCGGCCGGCGACAGAAGGCTTCTGGGCCTCGTACAGGCGGTGGTGGCTGCACACCCCCGGCAGTGCGCTGTACCTGATCGTCGTCTTCGTCCTCGCGATGGTGTCGGTCAGCGTCCTGGCATCGCTGTTCTGGACGAGCCTGGGACTGCTCGTCCTGGTGATCGGGCTTCCGGTGCTGGTGGGGACCCTGTTCGTCGCCCGCGGATTCGGGGTCGCGGACCGGTTCCTCCTTCGCGTTACCGGCCTGCCCGAGATCTCCGAGCCGGAGTGGAACCGCGACAAGCCCGACGCCAACGGCTTCTGGATGTCTCTCACGCGACCCGTGCGCAACGCCCACTACTGGGTATACCTCGTGCACGGCATGATCGTCACGCCGATCGTCAGCACCATCTCGTTCGTGCTGACCACCGTGTGGCTGAGCGTCGGCCTCGGCGGACTCACCTACTGGTTCTGGGGGCTCTTCCTCCCGCGCAACCGGGAGGTCGACGGCTCCGGCGGCGAATGGGGACACTACGTCGCGGATGCGGTGCCGTGGCTGTTCGGCGGGTGGTCGAGCTGGGCGGTCGAGGTCGTGCTCTACCTCGTGGCCGGCATCTTGTTCACCTTCACGATGCCGTGGGTGCTCGGCGGACTCGCCCGCGCCCACCACGCGATCGCGCAGGGCATGCTCGGCCGCTGGGACTCCGACCGGCTGGCCGCCGAGGTGCGGGCCGAGGCGGCCGCGCGCGGCGCCGCCGTGCACGCCGAGGACGTGGCGCTGCGACGGCTCGAGCGAGACATCCACGACGGCCCGCAGCAGCGCCTCGTGCGGCTGCAGATGGACCTGGCCGCGCTGGAACGCCGGGCCGAGTCGGGCGACGCCGATGCCGCAGCCGAACTCGCCCGCGAGGCTCGGGGGCATGCCAAGGCCGCGCTCGACGAACTGCGGGCGCTGTCGAGCGGCGTCGCGCCGCCGCTGCTGCAGGACCGCGGCCTCGCCGCGGCGCTGGACGCCCTGGCGGCGACCTCGCCGCTGACGGTGGAGGTCGACGTCGACTCTTCGATCGACCGGGCGGTGAGCCAGGAGATCGCGCGAACGGTGTACTTCGTCGTCGCCGAACTCGTGACCAACGCGGTCAAGCACTCGGGCGCGAGCGGCGCCACCCTCAAGGCATCGTTGCGACGCGCCCCGAACGGTGCGCCGACCCATCTGGACGTGTGGGTGGTCGACAACGGGCGCGGGGGCGCGGCGATCACCGTCGGGCACGGGCTCGAAGGGCTGCGCGAGCGCGTCGCCGGGCTGCGCGGCACGCTCGTCATCACGAGCCCGGCCGGCGGTCCCACCTCGGTCGGCGCGCACATCCCGTTGATGGCGGGTGCGGCATGA
- a CDS encoding Fpg/Nei family DNA glycosylase: MPEGHSVHRIARQFDRNFVGRAVAASSPQGRFVEGAALLDGRAVTSVRAVGKQMFLEFDDALWLRVHLGMYGAWDFAGEILVDPTIASANGRMGQTNQRGTDLGEPILDAAGENSLTSIGAPRRARVHVRMSEQTTGLADEGDEWPPPVVGQVRLRLMTVPTPSPLAAGASSGASGRVGPMTCADLRGPTACELQTPDEVVATIAKLGPDPLVDDVAEGEERFTAVVRRKPTPIGLLLMDQGVVSGIGNVYRAELLYRARQNPHTPGRDVPEEVVRGIWRDWVRLLSIGVETGQMMTMDDLDPEAYRKAMASRDDRHWVYHRAGLPCRVCGTAIVVEEVAARKLYWCPSCQA; this comes from the coding sequence GTGCCCGAGGGACACTCCGTCCACCGCATCGCGCGCCAGTTCGACCGCAACTTCGTCGGGCGCGCCGTGGCGGCGTCGAGCCCGCAGGGGCGTTTCGTCGAGGGCGCCGCACTGCTGGACGGTCGCGCCGTGACGTCGGTGCGGGCTGTCGGCAAGCAGATGTTCCTCGAGTTCGACGACGCCCTGTGGCTGCGCGTGCACCTCGGGATGTACGGCGCGTGGGACTTCGCCGGCGAGATCCTCGTCGACCCCACGATCGCGTCGGCGAACGGGCGCATGGGGCAGACCAACCAGCGGGGGACGGATCTCGGAGAGCCGATCCTCGACGCGGCGGGCGAGAACTCACTGACATCGATCGGGGCTCCCCGCCGTGCCCGCGTGCACGTGCGGATGTCGGAGCAGACGACAGGCCTCGCCGACGAAGGCGACGAGTGGCCGCCACCGGTCGTCGGGCAGGTCCGCCTGCGCCTGATGACGGTCCCCACGCCCTCTCCACTCGCCGCTGGCGCGTCGAGCGGAGCCTCGGGGCGCGTGGGCCCGATGACGTGCGCGGATCTGCGGGGTCCGACCGCGTGCGAGCTGCAGACGCCGGACGAGGTCGTCGCGACGATTGCGAAGCTCGGCCCCGACCCGCTCGTCGACGACGTCGCCGAGGGCGAGGAGCGGTTCACCGCGGTGGTCCGGCGCAAGCCCACACCGATCGGGCTGCTCCTGATGGACCAGGGCGTCGTCAGCGGGATCGGCAACGTGTACCGCGCCGAGCTGCTCTACCGGGCACGGCAGAACCCGCACACCCCGGGGCGGGACGTGCCCGAGGAGGTCGTGCGGGGCATCTGGCGCGACTGGGTGCGACTGCTCTCGATCGGCGTCGAGACCGGCCAGATGATGACGATGGACGACCTCGACCCGGAGGCGTACCGCAAGGCGATGGCGAGCCGCGACGACCGGCACTGGGTGTATCACCGGGCCGGCCTGCCGTGCCGGGTGTGCGGCACCGCGATCGTGGTCGAGGAGGTCGCGGCGCGCAAGCTCTACTGGTGCCCGTCGTGCCAGGCGTGA
- a CDS encoding response regulator transcription factor: MSAPYPEGVAAASDSEPLRVVLFEDSVLLREGLIRLFDEAGYVTAGAWGDADDVVERVRAAEADVAILDVRLPPAFRDEGIRAALALRGALPDVGILVLSQYVEGVYARELLAGGEGGVGYLLKDRVTSLDEFTDAVRRVRERGTVLDPLVVQGLLSSRPDPLSTLTPREKDVLTLMAEGRSNASIAERLFIGVGAVEKNISAIFSKLGLEESGTEHRRVLAVLAFLQHP, from the coding sequence ATGAGCGCTCCGTATCCTGAAGGGGTGGCTGCGGCAAGCGATTCCGAACCCCTCCGCGTCGTCCTCTTCGAAGACTCGGTACTGCTGCGCGAGGGACTGATCCGGTTGTTCGATGAGGCCGGATACGTCACCGCAGGGGCGTGGGGCGATGCGGACGACGTCGTCGAGCGCGTCCGCGCGGCCGAGGCCGACGTCGCCATCCTCGATGTGCGCCTCCCGCCGGCGTTCCGCGACGAGGGCATCCGCGCGGCCCTCGCGCTGCGCGGCGCGCTCCCGGACGTCGGCATCCTCGTGCTGAGCCAGTACGTCGAGGGGGTCTACGCCCGTGAGCTCCTGGCGGGCGGCGAAGGTGGCGTCGGGTACCTCCTGAAGGACCGCGTCACGTCGCTCGACGAGTTCACGGATGCCGTCCGCCGGGTGCGCGAGCGGGGCACTGTGCTCGATCCGCTGGTCGTGCAGGGCCTGCTGTCGTCGCGTCCGGACCCGCTCTCGACGCTGACGCCCCGCGAGAAGGACGTGCTGACGTTGATGGCCGAGGGGCGCAGCAACGCCAGCATCGCCGAGCGGCTCTTCATCGGCGTCGGTGCGGTGGAGAAGAACATCAGCGCGATCTTCTCGAAGCTGGGACTGGAGGAGTCCGGCACCGAGCACCGGCGCGTGCTCGCCGTGCTGGCGTTCCTGCAGCACCCCTGA
- a CDS encoding ribose-5-phosphate isomerase has product MRIHIATDHAGLEFSTQLQHHLTAAGHEVVDHGPIEYDPLDDYPAFCIRAAQAVVRDQEAGIETLGVVFGGSGNGEQIAANKVLGVRAALVWSIATAELAREHNDANVIAIGARQHTFDEAAAFIDRFIETPFSGEERHARRIAQLAAYEQDGALEPDPRATGAGAPDVLADDSSSFDPEAG; this is encoded by the coding sequence ATGCGCATCCACATCGCGACCGACCACGCCGGCCTCGAGTTCTCGACGCAGCTGCAGCATCACTTGACCGCGGCCGGTCACGAGGTCGTCGACCACGGCCCGATCGAGTACGATCCGCTCGACGATTACCCAGCCTTCTGCATCCGCGCCGCCCAGGCGGTCGTGCGCGACCAGGAAGCCGGCATCGAGACGCTCGGCGTCGTGTTCGGCGGGTCGGGCAACGGCGAGCAGATCGCCGCGAACAAGGTGCTCGGGGTGCGCGCCGCCCTGGTGTGGAGTATCGCGACGGCCGAGCTCGCACGGGAGCACAACGACGCCAACGTGATCGCGATCGGAGCGCGCCAGCACACCTTCGATGAGGCTGCGGCCTTCATCGACCGGTTCATCGAGACCCCGTTCTCGGGCGAGGAGCGCCACGCGCGGCGCATCGCGCAGCTCGCCGCGTACGAGCAGGACGGCGCGCTCGAGCCGGACCCCCGCGCGACGGGCGCGGGCGCGCCCGACGTGCTCGCGGACGATAGCAGCTCGTTCGACCCCGAAGCCGGCTGA